A genome region from Platichthys flesus chromosome 12, fPlaFle2.1, whole genome shotgun sequence includes the following:
- the LOC133966719 gene encoding B-cadherin-like, translating to MGTAWLAAVAILFVAFQALESTEESKCVPGFKSDVLIFRVTRKHLGPGSRLGRVGFNDCTNRTRFLIISNDRRFIVHPDGILMVARKVFLHEGHLDFFIHIWNSHGKKITVPVKVVHHGLHRGHHQRDNHGHHHVHHQGENHGQHPERTHRHHQQKTHGHHQGKNQGDHHGHSHSHHQGKNPRNVEHHLGENRHHNNQHHLNEVDSNNTENATTPEVPVLKFPKSGVGLKRRKRDWVIPAINVAENYRGPYPHKVSQIRSSEDKVKTIYYSITGPGADEPPYGLFTMDRITGSLYLTQPLDREKVQTYTFQAHAAVEGSRNAEDPMDIVVNVIDMNDNKPAFIQDTFLGEVPESSPTGFEVITVVATDIDEPDNANSIVRYRILSQDPEFPSGPLFAINPITGAIRVNARGLDREKNPKHTLVIEAADMEGGGLTVTTRVIITVSDSNDNPPAFTQSTYDAAVPENRMDALVITMAVTDGDEPHSPAWNAKFKIVGGDPGGLFTITTGSNKQEGIITTAKGLDFEMLRKHTLLVAVENDIPFSTQLPTATATVVVNVQDVNEAPVFEPVEKFVSKRENLPVDSDVVQYIASDPDIARKQTVMYKIISDPAGWLNVAKDTGLIKVKGIMDRESHFVKDSKYTALIGAYDNDEVPATGTGTLIIQLEDVNDNAPIIEERTIKVCYKESAPQLLSVTDKDGPGFAAPYSVSLQGMSKNNWTARMNDSKTGIVLTLNTELESGEYIVVLRLRDNDGMEQDNTVQATVCDCTGKIVSCSGRIAGGSSLPMILGILGGILLLLMLVLLLLLFARRRGGEKKEPLLQDDDIRDNIYYYDEEGGGEDDQDYDLSVLHRGLDNRPDVFRNDVMPNFMPAPQYRPRPANPEEIGNFIDDNLKAADNDPTAPPYDSLLVFDYEGGGSDAGSLSSLNSSSSGDQDYNCLNEWGPRFKKLADMYGGGEDDMM from the exons ATGGGGACCGCTTGGCTCGCGGCTGTGGCCATTTTATTCGTCGCTTTTCAG GCCTtagagagcacagaggagtcaAAATGTGTACCTGGATTCAAGTCAGATGTGTTGATCTTCAGAGTCACCAGAAAGCACCTGGGGCCAGGATCAAGGCTGGGCAGAG TGGGCTTCAATGACTGCACAAACCGCACAAGATTTCTTATCATCAGTAATGACAGACGTTTCATCGTACATCCAGATGGGATATTGATG GTAGCGAGAAAGGTTTTTCTTCATGAAGGACACCTAGACTTCTTTATCCATATTTGGAACTCGCAtggtaaaaaaattacagttCCTGTCAAGGTAGTGCACCATGGACTTCACCGTGGGCATCACCAAAGGGATAACCACGGGCATCACCATGTGCATCACCAAGGGGAAAACCATGGGCAACATCCAGAGAGAACCCACAGGCATCACCAACAGAAAACTCATGGGCATCACCAAGGGAAAAACCAGGGAGATCATCATGGTCATTCCCATTCGCATCACCAAGGGAAAAACCCGCGAAATGTTGAGCATCACCTCGGAGAGAACAGACACCACAACAATCAGCACCACCTGAATGAAGTGGACTCTAACAATACAGAG AATGCAACCACCCCAGAGGTGCCTGTTTTGAAATTCCCCAAGTCTGGTGTTGgattgaagaggaggaagagagattgGGTTATTCCTGCCATCAATGTTGCTGAAAATTACAGAGGACCCTATCCCCATAAAGTATCTCAG ATCCGTTCTAGTGAAGATAAAGTGAAGACGATATATTACAGTATCACTGGTCCAGGAGCTGATGAGCCTCCCTACGGCCTTTTCACAATGGACAGGATCACTGGTAGTTTGTATCTGACACAGCCTCTAGACAGAGAGAAGGTGCAGACGTACACG TTTCAAGCACATGCCGCGGTAGAGGGGTCACGAAATGCAGAGGACCCGATGGATATTGTAGTGAATGTAATAGACATGAATGACAACAAACCTGCTTTTATTCAAGATACATTTCTGGGAGAAGTTCCTGAATCATCACCAACAG GTTTTGAGGTGATAACGGTCGTGGCCACAGATATTGACGAGCCGGATAATGCAAATTCGATTGTTCGTTATCGTATTCTGAGCCAGGATCCAGAGTTCCCCAGTGGCCCACTGTTTGCGATCAACCCAATCACTGGAGCAATCAGAGTCAATGCCCGTGGGCTAGACAGAGAG AAAAACCCAAAGCACACTCTGGTGATAGAGGCAGCAgacatggagggaggagggttgACTGTAACTACAAGAGTAATCATCACTGTATCAGACAGCAATGACAACCCTCCAGCTTTCACTCAGTCCACT TATGATGCAGCGGTACCAGAAAATAGAATGGACGCTCTGGTCATTACGATGGCAGTAACAGATGGTGATGAGCCACATTCACCAGCCTGGAACGCCAAATTCAAGATTGTTGGTGGTGATCCTGGAGGCTTGTTCACAATCacaacaggaagtaacaaacaGGAAGGGATCATTACTACTGCCAAG GGTCTTGACTTTGAAATGCTCCGCAAGCACACTCTGTTGGTTGCAGTGGAGAATGACATCCCATTTTCTACTCAACTGCCTACTGCCACAGCCACAGTAGTGGTGAACGTGCAGGATGTCAACGAAGCTCCAGTCTTTGAACCAGTGGAAAAGTTTGTGTCCAAACGGGAGAACCTTCCTGTTGACAGTGACGTGGTGCAGTACATTGCTTCTGACCCGGACATTGCACGCAAACAGACAGTCAT GTATAAAATAATCAGCGACCCTGCAGGCTGGCTGAATGTGGCCAAGGACACAGGCCTgattaaggtgaaagggatcaTGGACAGAGAGTCACACTTTGTCAAGGACAGCAAATACACAGCACTCATTGGTGCATACGACAATG ATGAAGTCCCGGCCACAGGAACTGGTACTCTGATTATACAGCTTGAAGATGTTAACGACAATGCACCCATAATTGAGGAACGTACAATAAAG gtgtGTTACAAGGAATCGGCTCCTCAGCTGCTTTCAGTAACAGATAAAGATGGACCTGGCTTTGCTGCTCCATACAGTGTCTCTTTACAGGGCATGTCCAAGAACAACTGGACCGCTCGGATGAATGATTCCA AAACGGGCATCGTACTTACTTTAAACACTGAGCTGGAAAGTGGAGAATACATTGTGGTCCTGAGGCTTAGAGACAATGATGGCATGGAGCAGGACAACACCGTCCAGGCCACAGTGTGTGACTGCACAGGAAAAATTGTGTCCTGTTCAGGGCGAATTGCTGGTGGGAGCAGCCTGCCCATGATTCTTGGAATACTGGGAGGCATCCTGTTGTTGCTCA TGCTTGTGCTGCTTCTACTGCTGTTTGcgagacggagaggaggagaaaagaaggagcCTCTTCTGCAGGACGATGATATCAGAGACAACATCTATTACTAtgatgaggagggaggtggagaggacgATCAG GACTATGACCTGAGTGTTCTCCACCGTGGTCTGGACAACCGGCCAGATGTGTTCAGGAACGACGTGATGCCAAACTTCATGCCGGCTCCTCAGTACCGGCCTCGCCCTGCCAACCCAGAGGAAATTGGCAACTTCATTGATGAT AATTTGAAGGCAGCAGACAATGACCCCACAGCGCCCCCCTATGATTCCCTGCTGGTTTTCGACTATGAGGGCGGTGGCTCTGATGCAGGAAGCCTCTCCTCACTGAACTCGTCGAGCAGCGGAGACCAGGACTACAACTGCCTGAACGAATGGGGACCCCGCTTCAAGAAACTGGCAGACATGTATGGCGGAGGAGAGGATGATATGATGTAA